In Fibrobacter sp. UWB15, one genomic interval encodes:
- a CDS encoding TIGR02147 family protein has translation MKEIIEYTDYRKFIQDYYDERKRCSAFSWHAFAQKAGFSSDVYLKYVCEGKKNLSVGSAGSVANAMGLVGFEYEYFVLMVSYAHAKSNEAKKAAFEERCALANAHKVRVLGDEEFKYFKSWKNSVIRELAPHMPGAKPLEIAHACKPKISAAEVSETLDFLVKAKLLKKDRSGNYQQTDKTIKMAPVEAVPLAARDLQRQMGEFALKSIDLPISERMMSGYTLGLTRRAYERIKKETEDYYRRVVAIATEEDETEQVYRLNVQLFPLSERLEPKNETMNKKGETK, from the coding sequence ATGAAGGAGATCATAGAATACACTGATTATCGTAAGTTCATTCAGGACTACTACGATGAACGAAAACGCTGCTCTGCTTTTTCTTGGCATGCGTTCGCCCAGAAGGCGGGTTTTTCGTCAGATGTCTATTTGAAGTATGTTTGCGAGGGGAAAAAGAATTTGAGCGTCGGCTCGGCGGGCTCGGTGGCAAATGCCATGGGGCTTGTCGGTTTCGAGTACGAATACTTTGTCTTGATGGTATCTTATGCGCATGCAAAAAGCAACGAAGCTAAAAAGGCTGCGTTCGAAGAACGTTGCGCGCTGGCGAATGCTCACAAGGTGCGTGTGCTGGGTGACGAAGAATTCAAGTATTTCAAGTCTTGGAAAAATTCCGTAATCCGTGAGTTGGCACCGCACATGCCCGGCGCAAAGCCGTTGGAAATTGCCCATGCCTGCAAACCGAAGATTTCGGCGGCGGAAGTTTCCGAGACGCTCGATTTTTTGGTGAAGGCGAAGCTCCTGAAGAAGGACAGGAGTGGAAACTACCAGCAAACGGACAAGACGATTAAAATGGCGCCTGTGGAGGCCGTGCCGCTGGCGGCTCGCGATTTGCAGCGCCAGATGGGGGAGTTTGCCCTTAAGTCCATTGATTTGCCGATTTCGGAACGCATGATGTCGGGTTATACGCTTGGGCTTACGCGTCGTGCGTACGAACGCATCAAGAAAGAGACTGAAGATTATTACCGCCGCGTGGTGGCGATTGCGACGGAGGAAGACGAAACGGAACAGGTCTACCGCCTGAACGTGCAGTTGTTCCCGTTGAGTGAACGACTTGAACCTAAAAACGAGACGATGAATAAAAAGGGAGAAACGAAATGA
- a CDS encoding FISUMP domain-containing protein, with protein MYRRINHILSLIAVGAALMACSQAETNSTSSEGARTISGKSQKGPFLKGSEITLYGMDERLRQTGAKFSTKVENSRGEYSLRNVNLDDRYAWLNANGYYLDEITRDTSAQKISLNSLVDLQDRDHVNINVLTHLSFDRIRYLVKEGKSVEDAKRQAEKEVMAAFGFSDEGESFDQLDIMGRSEGDAKLLAISLIMLTAKDIGEVTTNMAMLAMDLEKDGVWDDTTLKNELKKNVSMENQGEAYKLARRNLIDMGADEISDFEKLINQFAAPWDSAWGLGAHCGNLDDVKDGYICRNGVWKWYNGARTNGDAPVDTAGKYGTLVDDRDGAIYKTLDVKMKDGETVSWMVSNLGFKPSMGSDGIQEWFTMGEMGSPYYVCQALDAPDEETCESEAYRSEIKEKVLRKEYVQGACPEGWHLPQSYEWQKLEEATQGDAQTQELLLYPRFTENESDYKIAQWGSRFSLDEDREFFGPEEPTSAPPAKTIYEVRCVKD; from the coding sequence ATGTATAGAAGGATCAATCATATTCTTTCACTGATTGCTGTGGGTGCGGCTTTGATGGCTTGCAGCCAGGCGGAAACGAACTCTACGTCGTCAGAAGGGGCGAGAACCATTTCTGGCAAATCGCAAAAAGGACCGTTTTTAAAGGGTTCTGAAATCACCCTTTATGGAATGGACGAACGCTTGCGCCAAACGGGAGCTAAATTCTCTACCAAGGTTGAAAATAGCCGTGGCGAGTATTCCTTGAGAAACGTCAACCTGGACGATCGCTATGCCTGGCTCAATGCGAACGGCTACTATCTCGATGAAATAACCCGGGATACCTCTGCTCAAAAAATTTCATTGAACAGTCTTGTTGATTTGCAAGATCGCGATCACGTGAATATTAACGTTCTGACGCATTTGTCTTTTGACCGTATTCGTTACCTAGTCAAGGAGGGCAAATCTGTTGAAGACGCTAAGCGCCAGGCCGAAAAAGAAGTGATGGCTGCATTCGGATTCTCCGATGAGGGCGAGTCCTTCGACCAGCTCGATATTATGGGCCGTAGCGAAGGTGACGCTAAACTCTTGGCCATTTCGTTGATAATGCTTACCGCCAAAGATATTGGCGAGGTGACGACCAATATGGCCATGCTTGCCATGGATTTGGAGAAAGACGGCGTCTGGGATGATACCACCTTGAAGAACGAACTCAAGAAGAACGTTTCTATGGAGAATCAAGGCGAAGCCTATAAGCTTGCACGGCGTAACCTGATCGATATGGGTGCAGACGAAATAAGCGATTTCGAAAAGCTCATCAACCAGTTCGCGGCTCCTTGGGATTCCGCATGGGGCCTTGGCGCCCACTGTGGAAATCTAGATGATGTCAAGGACGGCTATATTTGCCGCAATGGCGTGTGGAAGTGGTATAATGGCGCAAGAACGAATGGCGATGCGCCTGTGGATACCGCAGGAAAATACGGCACGCTGGTCGATGACAGAGATGGGGCCATCTATAAGACTTTGGATGTCAAAATGAAAGATGGAGAGACTGTCTCTTGGATGGTGAGTAATCTGGGATTTAAGCCTTCCATGGGTTCTGATGGCATTCAAGAATGGTTTACGATGGGGGAAATGGGTAGTCCTTATTATGTTTGCCAGGCATTGGATGCGCCCGATGAAGAAACTTGCGAGTCGGAGGCTTACCGTTCTGAGATTAAGGAAAAGGTGCTCCGCAAAGAATATGTTCAAGGCGCATGCCCCGAAGGCTGGCATCTTCCCCAAAGTTATGAATGGCAAAAACTGGAAGAGGCTACCCAAGGCGATGCTCAAACTCAAGAATTGCTTTTGTATCCGCGCTTTACGGAAAACGAAAGTGATTATAAGATTGCCCAGTGGGGCAGTAGATTCTCTCTTGATGAAGATCGCGAATTCTTCGGACCGGAAGAACCGACAAGCGCTCCGCCGGCAAAGACTATCTACGAGGTCCGTTGCGTAAAAGACTAA